The following are encoded in a window of Solibacillus sp. FSL R7-0668 genomic DNA:
- the hemG gene encoding protoporphyrinogen oxidase — translation MVTLKRRKIVIVGGGITGLTTAYYLQQKSMTYNIPLEIVLIESSLRLGGKIHTVRKNGYIIERGPESFFDTRNSVHSLARDLKIEHKIIQNNNGRTFIAIGNKLHQIPSNLLLGGSPKILSMLTSNFLSLSGKIRAAGDLLLPKLPHEADEPISDFFRRRFGKELVENLVEPVLAGTYAGDVDHVSMQSMFPQFYQLEKDYGSLLIGMKKTGRGIYALFDAPGEIHYESFDGGLETMVESLEAALTNVTILKGLKVDTIENSADSTQQLFLNDGTSIQADQVVVTTPFNVAKKIFRDSETLQSMETMNYATIATVTLAFDKEVMQKYNDAINFFVSRNSDFAITTCTWSDRKFDHVAPEGHELLRVYIGRVGDESIVELSDSEIEKIVLQDLKKAIGLNERPSLMVVARWKEAMPQYTIGHAERVQLLKAQFYKEFPNVYLTGSSYEGISIPDCVTQGMETAEQIISQLSQAN, via the coding sequence ATGGTGACCTTAAAAAGGAGAAAGATTGTAATCGTTGGCGGTGGAATTACGGGCTTAACGACGGCATACTATTTACAGCAAAAATCGATGACGTACAATATACCACTTGAGATTGTGTTAATTGAATCGTCTTTACGTTTAGGTGGAAAAATTCACACTGTTCGTAAAAATGGCTACATTATTGAGCGTGGCCCTGAATCGTTTTTTGATACACGTAATAGTGTACATAGTTTAGCGCGTGATTTAAAAATCGAACATAAAATTATACAAAATAATAACGGTCGAACATTTATCGCAATCGGCAACAAACTTCACCAAATCCCAAGTAATTTATTGCTAGGAGGGTCACCTAAAATCCTGTCTATGTTGACTTCGAATTTTCTTTCTTTAAGTGGTAAAATTCGTGCAGCGGGTGATTTGCTTTTACCAAAACTACCACATGAGGCGGACGAACCAATTAGTGATTTTTTCCGCCGTCGCTTTGGTAAGGAATTGGTCGAAAACCTTGTTGAACCTGTATTAGCAGGTACGTATGCTGGTGATGTCGATCATGTTAGTATGCAATCTATGTTCCCGCAGTTTTACCAGTTAGAGAAAGATTACGGAAGTCTATTAATCGGAATGAAAAAGACAGGCCGAGGCATTTATGCATTATTCGATGCACCTGGTGAAATCCATTATGAATCATTCGATGGTGGTTTAGAAACGATGGTGGAGTCTTTGGAGGCTGCACTAACAAATGTTACAATATTAAAAGGTCTAAAAGTGGATACAATTGAAAATAGCGCAGATTCCACACAGCAGCTCTTTTTAAATGATGGGACGTCCATTCAAGCAGATCAAGTCGTGGTGACGACACCTTTTAATGTTGCCAAAAAAATATTCCGAGATTCAGAAACACTTCAAAGCATGGAGACAATGAATTATGCAACGATAGCAACCGTGACACTCGCTTTTGATAAAGAAGTAATGCAAAAGTATAACGATGCTATCAATTTCTTTGTGTCTCGTAATAGTGATTTTGCGATTACAACATGCACCTGGAGCGATCGTAAATTTGACCATGTAGCACCTGAAGGACATGAGCTACTACGTGTCTATATTGGACGTGTCGGGGATGAATCGATTGTAGAATTATCGGATAGTGAAATCGAAAAAATTGTGCTGCAGGATTTAAAAAAGGCAATTGGCTTAAATGAGAGGCCCTCATTAATGGTAGTCGCGCGCTGGAAAGAAGCGATGCCACAATATACCATTGGTCATGCAGAGCGTGTGCAGCTATTGAAAGCACAATTTTACAAGGAATTTCCCAATGTCTATTTGACGGGCAGCTCCTATGAAGGCATTAGTATTCCAGATTGTGTAACACAAGGAATGGAAACGGCCGAGCAAATTATCTCACAACTTTCACAAGCAAATTGA
- the hemH gene encoding ferrochelatase, translating into MKQVRGLLVMAYGTPYKEEDIERYYTHIRHGRKPSQEHIDDLTERYRAIGGISPLAKMTKAQAEALCARLNEVQDEVEYKLFIGLKHIEPFVEDAVEAMVNEGITEAVSIVLAPHFSTFSIKSYNGRAKEAAEKLGGTLNITSVEAWYDEPKFIEFWKQAVNGELAKMTEEERKTACLIVSNHSLPEKIKLAGDPYEEQLIETARLIEAASNIENVEIGWQSAGKTPEPWLGPDVQDLTKELFEQKGYKSFIYTPVGFVTEHLEVLYDNDIECKVVCDEIGANYYRPTMPNTHPLFIDAMVDAIAKKLAK; encoded by the coding sequence ATGAAACAAGTACGTGGTTTATTAGTCATGGCATATGGCACACCATATAAAGAAGAAGATATCGAACGTTATTACACACATATTCGTCATGGTCGCAAGCCATCACAGGAGCATATTGATGACTTAACAGAGCGTTACCGTGCAATTGGTGGGATTTCGCCACTAGCAAAAATGACAAAAGCACAGGCTGAAGCTCTTTGTGCACGCTTAAATGAAGTACAAGACGAGGTAGAATATAAATTATTTATCGGCTTAAAGCATATCGAGCCATTCGTAGAGGATGCAGTGGAAGCTATGGTAAACGAAGGAATTACGGAAGCTGTATCAATCGTACTTGCCCCACATTTCTCAACATTCTCGATTAAATCTTACAACGGTCGTGCAAAAGAAGCAGCCGAAAAATTAGGTGGCACTTTAAATATCACTTCGGTTGAAGCATGGTATGACGAGCCAAAATTCATTGAGTTCTGGAAGCAAGCAGTAAATGGAGAATTAGCGAAAATGACAGAAGAAGAGCGCAAAACTGCGTGCTTAATCGTGTCAAATCACTCATTACCTGAAAAGATTAAATTAGCAGGTGACCCATATGAAGAACAGCTAATCGAAACGGCGCGTTTAATCGAAGCGGCTTCTAATATTGAAAACGTTGAAATCGGCTGGCAATCAGCTGGTAAAACACCAGAGCCATGGTTAGGGCCAGACGTACAAGATTTAACAAAAGAATTATTTGAACAAAAAGGCTATAAATCATTCATTTATACACCTGTTGGCTTCGTAACAGAACACTTAGAGGTGCTTTATGATAATGATATTGAATGTAAAGTAGTCTGTGATGAAATTGGCGCTAACTATTATCGACCAACAATGCCAAATACGCATCCGTTATTTATTGATGCAATGGTCGATGCAATTGCAAAAAAATTAGCGAAATAA